Within Topomyia yanbarensis strain Yona2022 chromosome 2, ASM3024719v1, whole genome shotgun sequence, the genomic segment GCTGGTACTAGCACGATTTTGGAATAATATAAATGCATGTCAGCTGCTGGTACAAACAGCTTGGCGCTTGCAGCGTTTACATTATGCGCTGGTAGCACGTTGGCAACCGGCTTTAATATCAGTGCTACATAAACATGGTATCTTCATCTACAATATAATAccttaaaatcaaaatgaaaagagttcactgcaaatattttcatttttaaattgtttagaCACAGACAGATCTAATTTCAGGCCATCGGCTACGTCCTAGCTCATCATACTCTTGGTAGTGAAGCGCAACTACAAATAGTTAGACAAACGGTTAAATCCTTGAAGCGACGAGGCTTGGAACCAGTAGCGTTAATAATGGACCAATGCTCAACGAACGTAAAAATGGCCAGAGAAGCTGGTGCTACGGAAAAAAATCCCGTTGATACCAGTCGATAACACTATTCTCGCCTTACTCTAGGATAGTCCCCATCTCATGAAAAATGCTAGAAACAATTTATATAAACATAACGCGGTATTTGATGGGAAGATTGCTAGCTTCGAAGATATAAGAAAGCTGTACCATATTGATAATTCTTCAGTACCAAGATTGGCTCCAAAACTAATAGAACGCTATGTTTACCAAAAACCATTTACATCAATGAATGTGGCCCAAGCAGCGCGTACATTGAGTGCCTCAGTATCTAAAAGTTTGCTATATTACGTCAAATCAGGAGAAATGCCTAAAAGCGCAGAAGGAACCGCAAGTTACGCCGAATTCTTTGATACCTTATTTGATGTATTTAATTCTAGGAGCTCCCAAGAAACGATTTCAAAGGTATACAGTTACAGTAGTTTGTAGTTCATGCACTTGTTTGTTTATCATGTTTTCTTATAGCCCTATCGAACAGCAATCAGGAGTGAGTCATTTCATTGGGACTTCCTAAAGGATGCAGAAGAAACCTTGCACAAATTATACTTTATACCTCAAAGCTGTTTTGATTTAGTTAAGGTATTaatgaaacaataaaataaGTATAAATGATCTACAATTATAATTTCTCGCTTCAAGGCCAAATATGAAGCCAAAACGCTTTTAATGCGACAACGCAAGCCAGCCTTAGTGAGTGGTCTTATTAACAATATATACGCTCTGCGTTGGCTTTGGAGTTATCTACAAAATAACTTCGATTGTGAGCATTTATGCACAAATCATCTTAACCAAGATCCCcaagaaaacaatttttctgAAATTCGTAGGAGATGTGGACATAATGATATCCCAACTGCATACCAGTTCGGTACAGCGTATAAGTACGCTGCAATAGCTGCGAATGCAAAATTGACTGAGTGTACCAATTGTGAGAACGATAATGCATTGCCTATTCTTGAGGATAATGACTTCTCCAATGATGGAGTTCACGATAATTCTGAGCGGTTCACGTATAGATTTAAACCACTTGCACCGGTTGATCAGAGTAAATACACCTCTAAGGAAATAAATGCACTAATGTATATTTTAGGTGCATCAGTATCAAAACTTCATCACAATCGTTGTAGAAAACAACTGCTTTTCAGTCGTACAGAGGCAGTACAGAATTCCAACTTATACATTCTGCTTATTGAAGAATGCTAAATATTATCCAGGAACCATATTGTTTGATATTGGACTGCTTGCTTTCACTGCATACAGGCAACGGTTCTCTAAATATTTGTACCAGAATCCCAAATACGTCAAAGCAAGATTATCTGAACACGTTGAGTATGACAGGTTCGAAGCATTTGTTTGTCCCTCTTGTTTCAAAACTACCGTGGATAAAATTTTTAACACTCTTATATCCGGTTACTTGAAAGAGCTTAGAACACAAAGACACACTGCTTCGAAGAAAAAAGTTGGATATGGTAAACGTAACCGTAAGGCAAAAAGAATGAACCTTCCTGAAAAGTTAGATATTTAGCAGTTGATCCAAAAACGTACATTCCTTCATTcattataaaatgaaaaaataaaattcgcatcaatttaaaaaaaaacaattacaaCAGTTTGTGTCCGTTTATTCCATCCTGCACACATATTGCACATGCACTGCAAATTCGGTTGCATAACATCATTCCACAAATGTTTGTTTATGCTATGCCTGGCTAATTTTTGTATTACGCCGGGGGACGAAATTGTCTTCACTTCACGGTGGCGTACCATATTCTGCATATTAAGCGATAGTCGAATCCTATCATTTGTTTGGAAAATTGTTGTAATGCAGAATGAGACTGTTCTACTCTTCATTCTGCATGCATCCGCTGGTAAGCTCCTTGCATTCCTCAATAAATCCGTGAAGTGTATCTGTTTTGGATGGAAGGAAGACGATGGCAGTGGTGATTGGTTTtcgggaaaaaataataatttatatttACCATTGTACAGAATGCAATCAGGCTCAATCGACGCTGGAACCAGAATCTGCATCGAAGAAGTTTGTTTACACTTTTCTCATGAGTTGCTTTTGTTCAGATTTTGACAGAAAGCTGATATGCAGTTGAGTGGGGGAGAACACACTAGTAAAAATTTTGCTTTATGCGAGGGATGCACCGCTTGCATCTGAGTGGTTGGGACTGTGTGTTATAGGTGGAGTTAGTGTACTGGCAAAATTGGAAGAACGATAATTTTTACAGGAATTtcttcatagtgttatgtctttTAGTCTGTGGTAGTACAACTGAACATGGATTAGTCTATACAACACTTCTAAACTGTACATCAAACTGAACAAACGAGTTTCTATTATTTGCTCCATCCATATTCCTTAGCATTCTCAAGTTATGGGCCTAACGCTACGCTCTAACCTGCAATATTGTTTTCGGTTTTCTATAACCACAGGTGCGTGATTGTCagaaaagaaagttttttttgttcgtttgaGTGAACagggttttgtttttttctcggTCAAGCATTTAAAAGTATTTTCCACGAATAAAGTGGACCGAAAAGAATACCTCCTAGACGGAGTAATTTCACTTCCGGATGAAAGTCTATTTAGAAAAGCTAGGGCTCCTTTCGTGTATCGAACAGGCGAAAGAAGATGTGCCGGAATATCGTGTTCTTGCCAGTGACAGAGCTAAAATTAAGTTGGAAAAGGAGAAAATGCTGGCGGAAAGAACAGTAAATGATGGGAAATGCAAGTCGGTCCTGATCAGGAATATAGCGGATTCGCAGCTAGAGTACGTTAAGCAAAAGCGAACGCCATTTGAAATTTGGGGTGCCCTGCAAAACGCATTTTCTTGCTCAAGAAGCTGTCGACGATGAAGTATGATGAGGACGGATCGTTGGAAGAGTATAAGCTGTTTGCCAGAATAGTGCGCGATTTGCAATTGGCGGGTATAAACTTGTATGCTTGcacactcaattcagttcgGTAATGTCCGCACAGCAAAACAGTCAGCAACATTTTTCAACTGATATTTCAGCAAATTGACaataattttctgattttcagCAATACattttccgagtttcagcaaaacaaacgtcacttgtaCTGAGCTCTCGGTAAAAGCTTTGTTTACTGATTGCTCGGTTATGCAAAACTCGGTAAAATTCGCGAAAAAGCTGAAATTCGGTAGAACAAAACTAAGTGTGTGGATGAACATTTTCTACCTGACCAAAACAATGCAGCGGTCTTACGGTCAGCTGGTGACAGTACTCGAGACTTTCGGATGATCAGTGTACACTAGATTTTGGAGGAGCTCGGTTTTTGAACGAAAGCGTAAAGCGTGCGAACAGTCACGTTGTGGAAGTGGAAAATGAGTCCACAACTTTCGTAAGTGGAAAAAGTGGAATTGCAGAGTAAGCTgaaatgtttttattgcagGAAGCTCTGACATGTCCGAATAGAGTGTCCACATCGAAAAGAGCATATGTTCGAAAAAGAGACCACGAAAAATGTGCATAAGGGAAAAGGTCACGTTAGCGAAAAATAAGTGGTCTTTATTAGCAGTCTGTTTATTGGCGGTATGGGTGGCAGTGCAAACGACTAACTGAACAGTGACGTATCGTGGATTCTGGATTTGGGGGCGTCCGATCATATGGTGGGAACGATGGAATGGTTGCGTAATATTAAGCATCTTGAAGAGCCAGTGGTTATAAAAGCTGCGTCCGGTCAAGTACTTGAATATAAACACACTGGGACAGTGGATATGACGGCAAACGTGGGCAAGAAGCAGCAAAAGTCCGTTGTGAATGATGTACTCTACGTTCCGGGACTGTACTACAACTTATTTTCGATAAGACGTGTGGATCTGCAAGGAATAGAAGTTGAGTTCTGGAAGCACAGTGGCAATTCTTAAACGATTCGGTACGGAAACCTGCAAGCCGGCATCAACGCCCATGGCCATCACCTTGCTGTTGCAGAAGGCATCAGAGGAGAAGAACCTAGAGATACCCTATTGCGAGTTGATAGTTTGCCTTACATATCTTACGGTAACAACGCACCCTGATATCAGCGCTGCTGTAGCATATTTCAGCCAATTTCAGCGCAATCCTTCCCAGGAACACTGGTCCTACGCCAAGAAAATACTACGTTTCTTGAAGGGAAACAACGCAACATGGTTTGGTATACAGAAGAGTTGAATCGGTAAAGCAAATAATTGGTTTCGCCCAAGGTGCTTTGAGTTATAAgatgattcgtctttggcagtaactaggtgaggagtgaggtaagcgtgcagcatactgcggggaagaaaaatgacagcgaacaactttgtttaccgcCTGAAATCTAAGCAAACATATTGAGAGaaatagtaaacaatgttgttagctgtcgtttctaaaaccaacatggctgatcggcgtttttgaggattgtatcacctgagaataaaaactccttggttTCACCGACGCAAACTGGACAACTGAATCGGAAAGTGAAAATAGAGTATTTGTCGAGCAACCGGCAGACATGATGGTTTGGTTCCTGCTCCCTTCAGCAAGCACTATATTTCGCTGGGGATTCAAAAGTGATCAGTTTGAGGGGGAATATTAGGATCAAATCTGATCACTCACAATTAATCGCGTAACTGCATTACCTGAACTTATGTACATTCACATTGAACTGTATTATTGATATTACCACCACGTTGTACTTTGGGGTATACAAATAAAACACTGCTAAACTGTACGTCAAACTGAGCAACCGTGTTTCTATTATTTGCTCCATCCATATCCCTTGCTCTAGCATTCTCAGCATGTTGCTAAATTTGCTAATGCTGAATTCTCACCGCACTGTCTTGCAACGAACGTTTATTTTCGATATGCTCTCGAACAATGTTGACTGCCCCGACATTCTTTCAAGCATTAATTTGTTCCTCCTCGTGCTCGAAGGAATCGTCCGCTTCTGTAAATTCCTAGGCACCGTACAGCACAAATAATTCGGTAGACAGATGTTGTAGCAAATTCAATGAAACTTCTTTAGTTTATGTCTTCCATACTGCTACATCTGGCTAgcagttattttttattaatactAACAATAGCATTAAGCTAGGCATTTAGTGTGATCTGTACGGTATCTGCCAAAGaagagataaataaataaatatagaaTAAAAATGGCTTCAATTTTGGCGATGTTAGAATATTATCTTCTTCGTTTACTCACAAACAACAAATGTGGTGCCTGCCCGAGTTCGACGAACTAGTCTAGATTTCTTGCAGAATATAATTTTAGCTTGCATCTCGCATTACAAGCCATagttcaatagtaattcttcaaaagggctaatgagacttttgtgaACAAACTTATTTCCCTCATTATTCCGttaccgagttgaatttcatgaaaaatccatatgaatcaacatctttacccttggtagaatcaatttcaattgttttctgtgttgaaatcataacaaattaagagaaatcagcaaaacaaaagtatgtttacaaatcttattagccctattcaaaagttgatatggagtTATCTAATTACCGTAGAGAGCAACTAGTTTTTAAATCATTTATAAAGAACCTAGTAATCTTAAGTTTATCTTTGGTTGCACGTCCGTTTCAGACAATAATCGAAGACGAATGAAAACCATGAATGAATGGGTAGCTTGGTTCATTTGACATTTTCAATAGTGCCTAAATAAGATCAATTTGCTTGAAgtaaattaggcaatccatgagacgtttctgatgtAACGTTTCTAGCTAAAGAAAGAtttttgtcggacgagttttcgCAGGAGTAAACTTGTTGACAAAACCTACCGCTGAATTGTCACacaaacgtctcatggattgcttaatttggaaatttgtaactctaccacagactaacagaaaGAGGATGCTTGATTTTGACCCGCCCAGCTTAATCCGAATCATTTGCCAGAATACTATATTTACACACTTAAGCTTGTTCTACCAAATCCCAGCTTTTTTCGCTACTTTTACCGAGTTTTGCACAGCCGAGCACTCAGCTAACAAAGCCTTTACCGAGATCTCAGtagaagtgacgtttgtttCGAATAAACTCGGTAAATATatcgctgaaaatcagtaaattaacgCCACTTTGCTGAGCTATCAGTTCAAAAAATTTGCTGACtgttcagctgtgcggaaattaccgaactgaattgagtgtgtaggTTCTATTTGACACaattagggccgatttcttcaccctcccTTGACTTTTAAAcaaggttcaccagtacgtttaaacctagcttaagcgctaagcgagggtaAAGAAATCGCCCCTTAGAGCAGCGCTGTTAaatcagtcgaactcagccactaaaaacatgacgacccTAGCGCACCTGATGgcgatatcccaactaccttcgaaaccgctagggatttttacacaagttgaatgatgaagatggacgtctgttcatTGTGAGCGAATGTTCTATTTAGTTtgaaattcatgtctcgccatgccttcagcgttactgcgtttaaatttgttttttttcccagtctatcgggtcttggtgtctgtgctgaaaactttgcacagttctaaacgtgttttaaaatcagcaacaaatagaacggcgtcgtaccacagttttaaattttaaaacaaagcttcaaaattataaaacaacacgctctgctggggatgtgaatgtttcagttccagttctactatgaaactcctatacaaaataaaacgctccttaaacactatttaacagaaaaacacattttttatctatcataaatttaatttgttgaattcaatccattattttaataaacaaacatatcttttttctgcgtgtatatATAAATGTATCCCACCTTTACTGAAGCGAGCGTGAGTATTTCTGACGTCCTATTTGGACGCTCCCGTACCGGCGTTACGTTTCGATTGTCAGTGCTGTTTGAAGACGAAACGAAAATGTTGCAGATTGAGGAGATAAAAAGCCAAGCCTGAACATTatcgaagttttttttatttattaaaatttactatTTGGCTGTAAACTAGTTAAAAACAACAGATTTCTTGTCCATGGTAAGTAAAAATTATCATTTTCAATCACCGGTTAATAATTTTCTTTTGTTCGTGAGTTAAATATAGCGGCATTTTTCACTATCTTCTAGGTTACGTTAGTATGAATTGTTATAAACAAACCAGTAGTGAAGCTCGATAAAAATGGTTCGTACAGAAAATACGACGTCTATCCGTGTCGTTAGCGTCGACCACTATATGCACAAACCGGAACCCCAGTTCGATACGTGTTATTCGGAATTTAAAGGATGTGAAGTGAAACAGGTTGGTACTCTGCACTAACGTGCGGTGTTTCGGTGAAATACTAGTCATTATGTTACTCATTTCCAGGTTCCTGTTCTACGCTTGTTCGGTTCGACCTCCGAGGGGACGCATAGCTGTGTGCACATTCACGGCGTTTTTCCATACCTGTACGTACCGTACGATGGTAGTACCGACGATTCACTGGCCGTTGATCGTTTGATGTATCAGCTTGCCGGCAGTTTGGATAAGGCCATCAATGTGTCCCTCGGTAATGCCAACTCGACCGCTTCGCATGTGTTCCGAATTTCGTTGGTCAAAGGATTGTGAGTAGAGTGGCGGTTTTTTGATAGTTTGTTGACGACTAACTTTTGTATGTTGTAGACCAATTTACGGATTTCACAGGAAAGAACATCATTTTCTAAAGATTTATCTTTACAACCCGTTCTTCATTCGGAAAGCTACTAATTTGTTGATGAATGGTGTCATTTTGTCGCGAGTGTTTCAGACATTTGAAACGCACATTCCGTATATTTTGCAGTTCTTCATTGATTACAACTTATACGGGATGAGTTTCTTGCATGTTCCTAATTGTGCTATACGTGAGCGGACTGGTGCCGACAGTGGATTGCAGAAAATGTCAACTTCAGAGTACGAAATCGACATTCTGGCAACGGACATTCTTAACCGCAGTTCGATGGAGGAGGAGAAACGATCCGAGTATGCAAATCCCGGAATCGCTTCGATTTGGAATGATGAAAAAGCAAGAAGGAACATTTTGGAGATGGATCAACCGGAGGCACTTGGTTTTACGCAAAGCGGAAAAGTTGAGATTGTTACTGAAAGCGATCGATTCTACCGGGATCTGTTGGCTTCCAAGCTTGTTAGTGAGAATAATATGGAAGTGACAGGTTCTGATAATGCGAGAAAAATTAAGCCTCCGGTTTCTTTCTACCCTTCGGAGGTTGACGATCAAGAACAACTCTTGGATGCTTCCTGTGTTCAGGATcataaaacgttctccttacgTGGTTATGCGAATTTATCGGACGTACTTTCAAGCCAAATAGACGAGGATCGAATTATCAGCATGTCTCAGTATACGGATACGACGTTTGCCGAGGAGGATCACGAACTGTTGGACATAATGAAGGAGCTGGAGGGAAATGAGAATAATGATGTGGAGAATGATAGTTTGCTTGCACCGCTCACGCAGCAGGGTCAGGGGAGGATAGTCACCGCCGGGGGAGGACTCGGTTTATCACAATCGAGTGACAGGAAACTGAATGCAACATTGAGTGGTGATTTAGAGACAGTTGTGTTAATGCAAGCGGAAGAGGAAGATATTGCGCTAAAAGAGCAGCAAATACTTGACTTCACACTGGAATCGGACGATGAGTTTTTGTTGGATTACACTGCTAAAATGAATGTACTTGAAGCGGGGGCAAATCAGGTTCAAACACCGGGGTGAGTTTTATGTAGTTAATTTTTCGTAGATGGAAGTGTTAAATTTTGTCAAACCGTTTTCAGAAGCTCCCTCCTCGACGACAACGAGGATGATATTCTTATTGCTAGTACAATCCCACAACTAGATGGAGCGCACAATGAAGTTCCGTTCATTCCAACTAAACGGTCCCGAACAAATGGAGTCTTGTCTACCAGCATGAATGGGTTTCAGGCAAACGGTCATGAACCACTGCCAAAACGAATCAGATGCTCACGGGAATTGAAGATATTGACTGGGTGTGAATCGACGAAGAGATCCGTTTCGAACGGTTTGTTTACGGGGTCTATGTCTCCAATAAATAGGAAAAAAATCAGAACTGAACAAAACAATTCCTGTATGCAAAATGGATTTGTCGAAACAAAGCCAGACATGCCCAAACTTAAAGAACTGAAAATTCGGTAGGTATTACAatggcattttttttttcaaacatgatcgAACTTCTTATTTCAGGGTGTCCAAAATGGACCTATCCAGCTATCGACTTCCTCCCAAGGAATCACCAGTAAAGAAAAAAGACCGGGACCTGTCGCCTTACGACGAATTCCGCTTAGCCCGTGAGTATGACCTTGCCAATAACTGGGACCCTCACGAAGGATTATCTTGCGGTCGAAAACGACGGGGACGTGGACGCCCAAAGGCAGCGAAAACCACGAAAAGGAAACCGAAACGCCGATCACCCGCTGCCCTCGAGCCCGAGCCAGAAATAGATATCGTCCTGTCGCAAAAGTTTCAAAACATTATAAAACTTTCACCGAGTGTTCTTTTAAAGCCACTTACGTCACAACAAATGGCTGATCTGAGAGAAGAATCTACTACAGTACCCGAGCCGATGTTAACTTCTAATTGTTCCGACGTGATTATCATCAGCGACGAGGAGTCTCGATCTTCCGGATGCCACAAAGTGTTCGAACTACCAGAGATTCCCATGATGGAAACTATTCGGGAAGGTTTACCCATCTCTGATCAGGAAGGAATGCCGGAACCTAAAAGTCCGGATAATGTAGATTCTGCGGATGACGATGATCTCAATATTAAGAGCTTCTATGATAGAACGTTGGTCTTTGATGATTTTGATGAGATCGGTTCAGCTTCGGATGAAAGcattataaatcaagattttacGACGGCAGTTGGAAGTGACCGGAAAGTAGCGATTACTCTTCAAGAGCAACCTCCCTCGTTCGAGGATGCTCTGAAGGCATTGCAAGAATTTGTGATACCGAAAGTCGTGAATCAGGAACCGTTCTACGGTAATCCGGCTGATGTCACGGGCAAAAAAGAAGTCGGGCACGTAGTACTGAACATCGGTGGCAAAAGTTTAAAAGATTTGGAAGAGTTTCGAAGCGTCGTTAGCGGTCTTGGTTCGATTAATCAGGCTCGTTATGAAAAGTTAAGATCCATCTACGGCGAAAGTCTAGATCAAATCTTAGGGGAATCATCTGCTCGTCCGTGCAGCAGTCGACTCAAGGAACTTGTGGCCTCGGATCGACCAGTAACAATTCACCTTGCCGCGAAGCCACCATCAAAGCATGAGGCGAAAGTTTGGCTGAAAGCCGTCGAAGCTATCCGGACAGCGGAGGCTTCTACCGTGGAACAGGACAGTCCTATAAaagtaaaaaagatgggtgcAATCATGGCTGCAAGTTCGTCCCAGGAGGTACAAAACCAACTGCAAAAGAAAATCGACCACGAAAGTACTCTCAATCTGAGCTCTCTCATAGCCGATAGTAGTCAAATTGATTGCAGTGCGAGAAAATCACTGGTGTCGAGAATTTTTTCCATGAATGCGATAGCATCCCCAGCGACGAGTAATGGTGGATCACCATCGGTTGGTGCAGATCGAATGGAACTACTGAATTACAGTGCTAGGAGAAAACGGCGCAAGACTTCGAAGGCGAAACTTTCACTCAGTGTAGCTTTTAAGCGCCTAAGAAGCGCCAAAGCAGCCGAGGAATCGTTTGCCGTAGAAGAAAGTCCCGAAGAAATCGCTCCTGGTCAAGGTGGAACTTCCTTCACTGCAAATTCGTTCGTCGAAGAAGGACTGGATGTCGTCAATTCGTCCCAAATTTTGTCACCTAGCCAAAAATCGGAAAGCTCAGACTGTACTGCATCGGATCAAACGACGGTAAGTTTTGGTCGGAGTCGGATTGATTCAGTGTATGATGTACTGTCGCGTTTTTTAGCTTCCACATAGCGCTGAAGTAGCATCGATGAAGCAACGACTACTGACGGAGTCTCCACTCACATCGGAAAGTTCGCATCAAGCGAACACAAATGGGAATATATCTACCACAACGCAGCATAATAACACCTTTGGGTTCAAGGTCAATTTCGAAAATCTTCAGAAAGCCAAAGCCACGTGTGAGGTAAGTTGAGCCGTCCACATCCACATGTTGTTGATTTGCCAAAAGTCTGCATTTTAAAGTGTCCGCCTTTCTGTGCTCAATGTGCTTTAGCGATAAGTGTTAAATTTACAAATGCAAAACATCTGGCAAATTTAATTGGCGAATATTCATTCATTGACAAAATCCCTCATTATTTGTTTAAGTTGGAAGCCGGGGAGTAAGTCCGACTACATTCAT encodes:
- the LOC131685731 gene encoding DNA polymerase zeta catalytic subunit gives rise to the protein MVRTENTTSIRVVSVDHYMHKPEPQFDTCYSEFKGCEVKQVPVLRLFGSTSEGTHSCVHIHGVFPYLYVPYDGSTDDSLAVDRLMYQLAGSLDKAINVSLGNANSTASHVFRISLVKGLPIYGFHRKEHHFLKIYLYNPFFIRKATNLLMNGVILSRVFQTFETHIPYILQFFIDYNLYGMSFLHVPNCAIRERTGADSGLQKMSTSEYEIDILATDILNRSSMEEEKRSEYANPGIASIWNDEKARRNILEMDQPEALGFTQSGKVEIVTESDRFYRDLLASKLVSENNMEVTGSDNARKIKPPVSFYPSEVDDQEQLLDASCVQDHKTFSLRGYANLSDVLSSQIDEDRIISMSQYTDTTFAEEDHELLDIMKELEGNENNDVENDSLLAPLTQQGQGRIVTAGGGLGLSQSSDRKLNATLSGDLETVVLMQAEEEDIALKEQQILDFTLESDDEFLLDYTAKMNVLEAGANQVQTPGSSLLDDNEDDILIASTIPQLDGAHNEVPFIPTKRSRTNGVLSTSMNGFQANGHEPLPKRIRCSRELKILTGCESTKRSVSNGLFTGSMSPINRKKIRTEQNNSCMQNGFVETKPDMPKLKELKIRVSKMDLSSYRLPPKESPVKKKDRDLSPYDEFRLAREYDLANNWDPHEGLSCGRKRRGRGRPKAAKTTKRKPKRRSPAALEPEPEIDIVLSQKFQNIIKLSPSVLLKPLTSQQMADLREESTTVPEPMLTSNCSDVIIISDEESRSSGCHKVFELPEIPMMETIREGLPISDQEGMPEPKSPDNVDSADDDDLNIKSFYDRTLVFDDFDEIGSASDESIINQDFTTAVGSDRKVAITLQEQPPSFEDALKALQEFVIPKVVNQEPFYGNPADVTGKKEVGHVVLNIGGKSLKDLEEFRSVVSGLGSINQARYEKLRSIYGESLDQILGESSARPCSSRLKELVASDRPVTIHLAAKPPSKHEAKVWLKAVEAIRTAEASTVEQDSPIKVKKMGAIMAASSSQEVQNQLQKKIDHESTLNLSSLIADSSQIDCSARKSLVSRIFSMNAIASPATSNGGSPSVGADRMELLNYSARRKRRKTSKAKLSLSVAFKRLRSAKAAEESFAVEESPEEIAPGQGGTSFTANSFVEEGLDVVNSSQILSPSQKSESSDCTASDQTTLPHSAEVASMKQRLLTESPLTSESSHQANTNGNISTTTQHNNTFGFKVNFENLQKAKATCEYNHLTIISVEIHVQTRADLRPNPEIDPISAIFYRIHNDVPEDHRRAPSVCGIILNHAHSGTVPSDRSGLFKYNQCAYTADVVTVANERELYEKFLMLISFWDPDIFAGYEIEQMSWGYIIQRGYVLEMNLMKMLSRVPTAEKVHVSEEEEQDLLEMHDYSSGLQIPGRILLDIWRLMRHEIALTSYSFENIMYHIMHRRVPRHSYKQLTRLWNKPYSKWIVYEYYLERINGNLELLQQLDLIGRTAELAKLFGIQFYEVLSRGSQFRVESMMMRIAKPRNFVSLSPSIQQRAHMRAPEYLPLILEPNSRFYADPLIVLDFQSLYPSMIIAYNYCFSTCLGRVEHLGQSEPFEFGASQLRLPRKILQTLIEKNLITISPCGVAYVKSSVREGILPRMLNEILATRLMVKASMKLHKDNSILQRVLHSRQLGLKLIANVTYGYTAANFSGRMPCVEVGDSVVSKGRETLERAIKMVESSQKWGVKVVYGDTDSMFVLCPGRTKEEAFKIGEEIADAVSKDNPPPVKLKLEKVYQPAILQTKKRYVGYMYESADQEKPVYEAKGIETVRRDGCPVVGKMLEKVLRILFETRDVSKVKEYTCRQFTKILEGRVNLQDFIFAKEFRGKEGYKPGACVPALELSRRWKLDDPRREPRRGERVPYVIISGPPLVPLIRLVRSPDELLADSGLKINANYYISKAIIPPLNRCLLLIGADVNQWYNDLPRKFLMLHNTAGKGSSLASELQVPKKSTISQYFSTTSCVADCGNQTHRGICNGCLRKPQHTVSYVVDKINRLERRVELSEKMCKSCCQRTFETACNSLDCPVLFVLNRQNREHAQVQYYRDLLEEMF